In the genome of Ananas comosus cultivar F153 linkage group 11, ASM154086v1, whole genome shotgun sequence, one region contains:
- the LOC109717747 gene encoding probable leucine-rich repeat receptor-like protein kinase At1g68400 has product MKSSSRLLPHSFPHPLLSSPPSYSNTPTLLFPFLPYFYLFILIYPCTSSSKNASKMARSTAATSSSSPFSIFIAFVFFSVPSSSLSSPHPNPDLPILIAFKFSASDPDGALSSWDPSGDPCSGSWRGVSCRGGRVSGVVLEGLRLRGPIDALARLPRLSLLSLKNNSFAVPLHRLDLTPWRQHVKLLFLSHNRFSGTFPLALLGLRHLHRLDLAGNLLSGAVPPEIGHRLAGLFTLRLEDNLLAGAIPVSIAEIAGLADLNVSSNRLEGEIPRRLASFPPSSFAANPDLCGDPLPRRCPLRTAGADPARIPKRGKNRLALAAGIAAAAISAAAAAVLLCFKRRVDRGKKRVSTAAEAGEKPRETRERRTEEDKMVFFEGCEEFEVEELMRGSAEMLGRGTVGSTYRVVMENGKEEEEGVVVKRVRRERSRSRRRETRECVGGGRKEEEEEEEEEELEEEEGLLREMGGWRHPNVVSLRAYYSSEHELLLVFDYVTNGSLHNLLHGGRGPGRIPVDWPTRLKLAEDAANSALVSDFSLLRLLSPRPPPSTAEASQKNDVYDFGAILLEILTGRSAECGGGVEDLPTWAGRVVREEWTHEVFDVEILSGSSKEAEDEMVGLLQVALLCVAREPEHRPRMGVVYKMIEDIRDRGSQRSRRSLSPSSIGRSFQSSPCVSEDTPALSQ; this is encoded by the exons ATGAAGTCGTCGTCCCGCCTCCTCCCACATTCATTTCCCCATCCGTTACTCTCTTCACCACCTTCCTACTCCAACACCCCCACCCTCCTCTTTCCATTTTTAccttacttttatttatttatattgatctACCCATGCACATCCTCTAGTAAAAACGCGTCAAAAATGGCACGCTCTACTGCTGccacttcttcctcttctcccttcTCTATTTTCatcgccttcgtcttcttctcgGTACCTTCCAgctccctctcctcccctcaTCCTAACCCAGATCTCCCCATTCTGATTGCCTTCAAATTCTCCGCCTCCGACCCCGACGGAGCCCTTTCATCGTGGGACCCCTCCGGCGACCCCTGCTCCGGATCGTGGCGCGGGGTCTCGTGCCGCGGCGGCCGCGTCTCAGGCGTCGTGCTCGAGGGCCTCCGCCTCCGCGGACCCATCGACGCCCTCGCCCGCCTCCCCCGCCTCTCCCTCCTCAGCCTCAAGAACAACTCCTTCGCCGTCCCGCTCCACCGCCTCGACCTCACCCCCTGGCGCCAGCACGTGaagctcctcttcctctcccacAACCGCTTCTCCGGCACCTTTCCCCTCGCCCTCCTCGGGCTACGCCACCTCCACCGCCTCGACCTCGCCGGGAACCTACTCTCCGGTGCCGTCCCCCCCGAAATCGGGCACCGCCTCGCCGGCCTCTTCACCCTGCGCCTCGAGGACAACCTCCTCGCCGGCGCGATCCCGGTCTCAATTGCGGAAATCGCGGGCCTCGCTGATCTCAACGTCTCCTCCAATCGCCTAGAGGGGGAGATCCCGCGCCGCCTCGCCTCCTTCCCTCCGTCGTCCTTCGCAGCGAACCCCGATCTCTGCGGCGATCCCCTGCCCCGGCGCTGCCCGCTCCGGACGGCCGGGGCTGATCCGGCGCGAATCCCAAAGCGCGGGAAGAATAGATTGGCGCTTGCGGCGGGGATTGCGGCCGCCGCGATCTCAGCCGCAGCGGCGGCAGTCCTCCTCTGCTTCAAGAGGCGCGTCGATAGAGGAAAGAAACGAGTGAGCACGGCGGCCGAGGCGGGGGAGAAGCCGAGGGAAACGAGAGAGAGGCGAACGGAGGAGGACAAGATGGTGTTCTTCGAAGGGTGCGAGGAGTTCGAGGTGGAGGAGTTAATGAGGGGGTCGGCGGAGATGCTGGGGAGAGGGACGGTGGGGTCGACGTACCGGGTGGTGATGGAAAACggtaaggaggaggaggagggggtggtGGTGAAGAGGGTTAGAAGAGAGAGGAGTAGGAGTAGGAGGAGGGAGACGAGAGAGTGCGTCGGCGGAGGGagaaaggaagaggaggaggaggaggaggaggaggagttggaggaggaggaggggttgtTGAGGGAGATGGGAGGGTGGAGGCACCCCAACGTGGTGAGTCTGAGGGCGTATTACTCCTCTGAGCACGAGCTGCTGCTGGTGTTCGACTACGTTACCAACGGGAGCCTCCACAACCTCTTGCACG GGGGCCGTGGGCCGGGAAGGATCCCAGTGGACTGGCCAACGAGGCTAAAGCTCGCCGAGGACGCCGCCAACTCCGCTCTCGTCTCCGacttctccctcctccgcctcctctcccCACGGCCACCGCCTTCCACAGCAGAAGCGTCACAAAAGAACGACGTCTATGATTTCGGAGCCATCCTCCTCGAGATCCTCacggggagatcggcggagtgcGGAGGAGGGGTTGAGGATTTGCCCACCTGGGCGGGGAGGGTGGTGAGGGAGGAGTGGACTCACGAGGTGTTCGACGTGGAGATTTTGAGTGGCAGCAGTAAAGAGGCGGAGGACGAGATGGTGGGTTTGTTGCAGGTGGCGCTGCTTTGCGTCGCACGGGAGCCCGAGCATCGGCCTAGGATGGGGGTGGTGTATAAGATGATTGAGGATATCAGGGATAGAGGGAGTCAGAGAAGTCGAAGGTCGCTATCGCCGTCTTCTATTGGTCGGTCCTTTCAGTCCTCGCCGTGTGTTTCTGAAGATACTCCGGCTCTGTCTCAATAG
- the LOC109717748 gene encoding chaperonin CPN60-like 2, mitochondrial, whose protein sequence is MYRAAASFASTITRASSSKRQITRGAGFLWTRNYGAKDIEFGVGARAVMMQGVNELADAVKVTMGPKGRTVIIERSRKGPQVTKDGVTVAKSIEFKESTKNVGANLVKQVAKATNTAAGDGTTCATVLTQAILSEGCKAVAAGINVMDLRNGINKAVDAVISHLKSKAWMISTPEEIMQVATISANSEREIGELIAKAMEKVGKEGVITVTDGKTLYNELEVVEGMKLSRGYISPYFITDVKTQKCEMEHPLILIHDKKISNMNSLVPLLELALKKNRPLLIVAEDAESDALAMLVLNKHRAGLKVCAVKAPGFGENRRANLEDLAILTGGKVVSEDHGMDLDKVELEMLGTAKKVTVSLDDTIILHGGGDKELIEERCEQLRQTMERSTAMFDKEKAQERLSKLSGGVAVLKIGGASEAEVGERKDRVTDALNAARAALEEGIVPGGGVALLYATEELDKIGTSNNDEKIGVQIIKNALKAPARTIAANAGADGAVIVGKLLEQENFNLGYDAARGEYVDMVKAGIIDPLKVIRTALVDAASVSLLLTTTEAAVVDLPESKRNAPPSRMPQFDDMDY, encoded by the exons ATGTATCGCGCTGCAGCCTCTTTCGCTTCCACCATCACAAG GGCCTCGTCGTCCAAGAGACAG ATCACACGAGGCGCGGGGTTCCTATGGACGCGGAATTATGGTGCCAAGGACATCGAATTTGGGGTCGGAGCTCGTGCCGTGATGATGCAGGGAGTAAACGAGCTCGCCGATGCCGTTAAGGTCACCATGGGGCCCAAG GGTCGTACTGTCATAATCGAGAGAAGTCGCAAAGGCCCACAAGTGACGAAAGACGGTGTCACGGTTGCAAAAAGCATCGAGTTCAAGGAGAGCACAAAAAATGTCGGTGCAAATCTTGTGAAACAAGTTGCCAAAGCTACTAATACTGCTGCTGGCGATG GTACAACTTGTGCAACTGTTTTAACACAGGCAATACTAAGTGAAGGGTGTAAGGCTGTGGCAGCAGGAATTAATGTTATGGACTTGCGCAATGGTATTAATAAAGCTGTTGATGCTGTTATTTCCCACTTAAAAAGCAAAGCCTGGATGATTAGTACTCCGGAAGAAATTATGCAG GTGGCAACCATTTCTGCAAATAGTGAAAGAGAAATTGGAGAGTTAATAGCAAAAGCAATGGAAAAAGTTGGGAAAGAAGGAGTAATCACTGTTACT GATGGCAAGACATTGTACAATGAGCTTGAAGTGGTTGAGGGCATGAAATTGTCCAGGGGTTATATCTCTCCCTATTTTATTACTGACGTAAAGACCCAAAAATGC GAAATGGAACATCCTCTGATCCTTATTCATGATAAGAAAATTTCAAACATGAACTCGCTTGTGCCATTACTGGAGCTTGCTCTGAAG AAAAACAGACCTCTTTTAATTGTTGCTGAGGATGCGGAAAGTGATGCTCTGGCAATGCTTGTGCTTAACAAGCATCGTGCGGGACTCAAG GTATGTGCTGTCAAAGCTCCAGGTTTTGGGGAAAATAGAAGGGCAAATTTGGAGGACCTGGCAATACTTACTGGAGGCAAG GTTGTTAGTGAAGATCATGGTATGGATCTCGATAAAGTCGAACTAGAAATGCTTGGCACAGCCAAAAAG GTTACTGTATCTCTTGATGATACTATAATTCTACATGGCGGTGGTGACAAAGAACTAATAGAAGAGAGATGCGAGCAG CTTAGACAAACAATGGAGAGAAGTACTGCAATGTTTGATAAAGAGAAAGCACAAGAACGGTTGTCAAAGCTATCTGGAGGTGTTGCTGTGCTGAAG ATTGGTGGAGCTAGTGAAGCTGAAGTTGGTGAGAGAAAAGATAGGGTTACTGATGCTCTAAATGCAGCTAGAGCAGCTTTAGAGGAGGGTATTGTACCCG GTGGAGGAGTTGCACTGTTATACGCCACTGAAGAGTTGGACAAAATTGGAACATCCAATAATGACGAGAAGATAGGCGTTCAGATTATCAAAAATGCTCTAAAG GCACCTGCACGCACTATCGCTGCAAACGCTGGTGCTGATGGTGCAGTAATTGTTGGCAAGCTACTGGAACAAGAGAATTTTAATTTGGGTTATGATGCAGCTAGAG GTGAGTATGTTGACATGGTTAAAGCTGGAATTATCGATCCTTTAAAAGTCATCAGAACTGCTCTGGTAGATGCGGCAAG TGTTTCTTTACTACTGACAACAACCGAGGCAGCAGTTGTAGACCTCCCCGAGTCAAAACGGAATGCACCACCAAGTCGCATGCCTCAGTTTGATGATATGGACTACTGA
- the LOC109717350 gene encoding probable mitochondrial-processing peptidase subunit beta, mitochondrial, with protein sequence MALAFASLRRKTSTVFYTARIRYYSLSANPKPFEQPTSDARFLRYSSSEPKFVDHSPFLRFPATQITTLPNGIRVATQPYTSHTHVASVGVWIDAGSRFEEPGTNGTAHFLEHMIFKGTRRRTVQSLEEEIENMGARLNAYTSREQTTFFADVQSKDVPAALDVLADILQYSWFPEHALKRERGVILREMEEVQGQMEEVIFDHLHLAAFRDHPLGNTILGPEENIRSISRVDLEQYISTHYTGPRMVVSAAGAVNHDEIVDTVSRKFTRFSTDLTTADQLVDANPAIFTGTEVRVENEQMPLVHLAIAFEGASWVDPNSIPLMVIQSLLGSWNKNIGVGNCSGSDLARRISTNSLADSMMAFNTNYRDTGLFGIYSTAMPDQLRDLSHVIMEELRRLASEVSETEVTRARNQLKSALLLHIDGSTAVAENNGRQMLTYGRIMPFIELFARIDAVDAATIKETAKHFIVNKDIAIAAVGPLQNLPDHSWFRSQTSA encoded by the exons ATGGCGCTCGCTTTTGCTAGCTTGAGGAGGAAAACCTCAACTGTCTTCTACACCGCCCGAATTCGATACTATTCACTTTCTGCCAATCCTAAACCCTTCGAACAACCCACTTCGGATGCCCGCTTCCTCCGTTACAGTTCTTCCGAACCAAAATTCGTCGACCATTCCCCCTTCCTCCGCTTTCCCGCAACCCAAATCACCACCCTCCCCAACGGTATCCGCGTGGCCACCCAACCATACACATCCCACACTCACGTGGCATCTGTCGGTGTGTGGATTGATGCTGGCAGCCGGTTTGAAGAACCGGGCACCAATGGCACTGCACATTTCCTTGAACACATGATATTCAAAGGCACTCGCCGTCGCACTGTGCAGTCACTCGAAGAGGAGATTGAGAACATGGGTGCCCGCCTCAATGCATATACTTCTCGCGAGCAAACCACGTTTTTTGCTGATGTCCAGTCGAAGGATGTTCCGGCAGCCCTAGATGTGCTTGCGGACATTTTGCAGTATTCCTGGTTTCCAGAGCATGCACTTAAGAGGGAGCGGGGTGTCATCCTTCGGGAGATGGAGGAG GTGCAAGGACAGATGGAGGAGGTGATATTTGATCATTTGCATTTGGCTGCGTTCCGCGACCATCCTCTGGGGAATACGATATTAGGCCCTGAAGAAAACATTCGATCAATTTCAAGAGTTGATCTGGAGCAATATATTTCTACTCATTACACAGGACCTAGAATG GTTGTTTCTGCTGCTGGTGCGGTCAACCATGATGAGATTGTTGATACAGTCAGTAGAAAGTTTACAAGATTTTCTACAGATCTGACCACTGCAGATCAATTAGTTGATGCAAATCCAGCTATCTTCACGGGTACAGAG GTTCGAGTGGAGAACGAACAGATGCCTCTTGTGCATTTGGCAATTGCTTTTGAGGGGGCATCATGGGTGGACCCTAACTCTATTCCGCTAATGGTAATCCAAAGCTTGTTAGGATCGTGGAACAAAAATATTGGTGTTGGTAACTGTTCAGG GTCTGACCTGGCTCGCCGAATCAGCACCAATAGCTTAGCTGATAGTATGATGGCCTTCAATACAAACTATCGTGATACAGGTTTATTTGGCATCTATTCCACAGCCATG CCTGATCAATTGCGTGATTTGTCGCATGTAATAATGGAAGAGCTTAGGAGACTAGCATCCGAAGTATCTGAAACGGAAGTAACTAGGGCACGCAATCAG TTAAAATCTGCTCTTCTGCTTCACATTGATGGATCTACTGCAGTTGCTGAAAATAATGGCCGCCAG ATGCTGACATATGGGAGGATTATGCCATTTATAGAGCTTTTTGCTCGTATTGATGCTGTTGATGCTGCTACAATAAAGGAGACTGCCAAGCACTTCATAGTTAACAAG GACATCGCCATTGCTGCAGTTGGACCGCTTCAGAACTTGCCAGACCATAGTTGGTTTCGTTCGCAGACATCAGCTTAA
- the LOC109717351 gene encoding SWR1-complex protein 4 codes for MDAKDILGLPKNSFPVIQEKKPRPPRDSQRRPDGVHREVYALTGGMAPLMPTIEVSHLKRKPTVDKEKISWQWLPFTSSARTDNLQLYHWVRVVNRVPPTGDYSFAKYNKSVEVLKYTDEEYEKHLADPMWTKEETDQLFDLCERFDLRFVVIADRFPTSRSVEELKNRYYSVTRALIVARAPSPADVSGHPLVKEPFNLAHEIERKRALSSVLSQTKQQERREAEILAEAKRIMESRMASKSSEEVELPVTSIDNGGSEKAAAPGESISPSANNNPSSSNVAPPAAAIDTTSTPASLRMLRVYLRTHALEQMVQAVSSTAGMRTIKRVDQTLQDLGVHVKPKVPTKSVCAEHLELRKEILTLLNLQKQLQNKEAEVSANRETSFTEAPGTPKRSYRGDVDRPFIPDSVGFGGERVGKRDHKRKAPGRTMDAPPSPPQSKRPRKLKTSD; via the exons ATGGACGCGAAGGATATCCTCGGCCTCCCAAAAAACTCCTTCCCCGTGATCCAAGAGAAGAAGCCTCGCCCTCCGAGGGATTCCCAGAGAAGGCCCGATGGAGTCCACCGCGAg GTTTACGCGCTCACGGGAGGGATGGCGCCTCTCATGCCGACGATCGAGGTCTCGCACTTGAAGCGGAAGCCCACTGTGGATAAAGAGAAA ATATCATGGCAGTGGCTTCCTTTTACATCCTCTGCGCGAACTGATAACTTGCAACTCTATCATTGG GTCCGTGTTGTAAACAGGGTTCCGCCTACAGGTGATTATTCATTTGCCAAGTATAATAAG TCAGTGGAAGTTCTCAAGTACACGGACGAGGAATATGAGAAGCATTTGGCTGATCCT ATGTGGACCAAGGAAGAAACAGATCAGTTATTTGACCTCTGTGAACGTTTCGATCTGCGCTTCGTAGTTATAGCTGATCGGTTCCCTACCTCTCGCAGCGTGGAAGAATTGAAGAACCGCTACTATTCTG TGACCCGGGCACTGATAGTTGCCAGAGCACCTTCGCCGGCTGATGTTTCAGGACATCCTCTTGTTAAG GAACCCTTCAACCTTGCACATGAGATTGAGCGCAAACGTGCGTTGTCTTCTGTACTTTCTCAAACAAAACAACAAGAACGTAGAGAGGCTGAg ATCCTAGCTGAAGCCAAACGTATTATGGAGTCACGCATGGCCAGCAAA AGTTCTGAAGAGGTTGAATTGCCAGTTACCTCCATTGATAATGGAGGTAGTGAAAAGGCTGCTGCACCTGGTGAATCAATATCACCGTCAGCCAACAATAATCCATCATCTTCGAATGTTGCACCTCCAGCAGCTGCCATAGACACCACCTCAACTCCAGCTTCACTTCGCATG CTGCGTGTTTACTTGCGAACCCACGCACTCGAGCAAATGGTACAAGCAGTAAGCTCAACTGCTGGCATGAGGACTATCAAAAGAGTTGATCAGACTTTACAAGATCTTGGG GTTCATGTGAAACCTAAGGTCCCGACAAAATCAGTTTGTGCAGAACATCTCGAATTGCGGAAAGAAATACTCACACTACTTAACCTACAGAAGCAG CTTCAAAATAAAGAGGCAGAAGTTTCAGCAAACCGCGAAACTTCCTTCACTGAAGCACCAGGCACTCCTAAG CGCTCTTATAGAGGAGATGTTGATCGGCCATTTATTCCTGATTCTGTTGGCTTTGGGG GTGAAAGGGTGGGCAAGCGTGACCACAAACGCAAG GCTCCTGGAAGAACTATGGATGCACCACCATCGCCGCCTCAATCGAAGAGGCCTCGGAAATTGAAGACTTCTGATTGA
- the LOC109717202 gene encoding probable polyamine oxidase 5, with the protein MVVKKPRVIIVGAGMAGLTAAHRLFTASGDFFDLSVVEAGERIGGRILSSEFAGDGVEMGATWIHGIGGSPIYALARDLDFLRGDDNRPWERMDGFPTDPLTVAEGGARVDDALVVAPISSLYRRLMDSARAGDVDPPPVPDGDPGVAAFLRRGLRAYRSSSRPAAARAAAAAAAAAGDGAWSLEALEDAVFAMHENTERTCTSADDLADLDLAAEGEYRDFPGDQITIARGYSRIVEHLAGALPDGAIRLGRRLRRLEWFPDGGPPCAGAGPVRLHFADGAVADADHVILTVSLGVLKAGLGKEGGVAFDPPLPDVKRGAIGRLGFGVVNKLFMEAEAEAFPFLQMAFAQEGPGRSAAKIPRWIRKTASICPIYGGSRVLLAWFAGEEALQLEALDDEDVIRGAHAAIEGFLPLHVDGTTCNGTGPSPTPLSLSLPPEVGVGSGGVEGRRPHLPCSGPEEAEAEAFPFLQMAFAQEEKGPGPGRRAAKIPWWIRKTASICPIYGGSRVLLAWFAGEEALQLEALDDEDVIRGAHAAIEGFLPLHVDGTTCNGTGPSPSPSRWRIARVRRSRWGTDPLFLGSYSYVAVGSSGDDLDLMAEPLPRGAEGMGAAPLQILFGGEATHRTHYSTTHGAYFSGIREANRLLQHYRCVSSSSSNSSSSF; encoded by the exons atggtgGTGAAGAAGCCTAGAGTGATTATAGTGGGTGCGGGAATGGCGGGACTCACCGCGGCGCACCGCCTATTCACGGCTTCGGGGGACTTCTTCGACCTGAGCGTAGTGGAGGCTGGGGAGCGGATCGGCGGGCGGATCCTGAGCTCGGAGTTCGCGGGCGACGGCGTGGAGATGGGGGCCACGTGGATCCACGGCATCGGCGGGAGCCCCATCTACGCCCTCGCCCGCGACCTCGACTTCCTCCGCGGCGACGATAACCGCCCCTGGGAGCGCATGGACGGCTTCCCCACCGACCCCCTCACCGTCGCCGAGGGCGGCGCCCGCGTCGACGACGCACTCGTCGTCGCCCCCATCTCCTCCCTCTACCGCCGCCTCATGGACTCCGCCCGCGCCGGCGACGTCGACCCACCCCCCGTCCCCGACGGCGACCCCGGCGTCGCCGCCTTCCTCCGCCGCGGCCTCCGCGCCTACCGCTCCTCCTCCCGCCCCGCCGCCgcaagagcagcagcagcagcagcagcggcagcgggGGACGGCGCTTGGAGCCTGGAGGCGCTGGAGGACGCGGTGTTCGCGATGCACGAGAACACGGAGCGGACGTGCACGTCCGCGGACGACCTCGCCGACCTGGACCTCGCCGCCGAGGGCGAGTACCGGGACTTCCCCGGCGACCAGATCACCATCGCCCGGGGCTACTCCCGGATCGTCGAGCACCTCGCCGGCGCGCTCCCCGACGGCGCCATCCGCCtcggccgccgcctccgccgcctcgagTGGTTCCCCGACGGCGGCCCCCCTTGCGCCGGCGCGGGGCCCGTGCGGCTCCACTTCGCCGACGGCGCTGTGGCGGACGCCGACCACGTGATCCTCACGGTCTCCCTCGGCGTGCTCAAAGCCGGCCTGGGGAAAGAGGGCGGCGTCGCATTCGACCCCCCTCTCCCCGACGTCAAGCGGGGGGCCATCGGACGGCTCGGGTTCGGCGTCGTCAACAAGCTATTcatggaggcggaggcggaggcgttCCCCTTCCTCCAGATGGCGTTCGCCCAGGAGGGGCCGGGGCGAAGCGCGGCGAAGATCCCGCGGTGGATCAGGAAGACGGCGTCGATCTGCCCCATCTACGGCGGCTCGCGCGTGCTGCTCGCGTGGTTCGCGGGGGAGGAGGCGCTGCAGCTGGAGGCGCTGGACGACGAGGACGTCATCCGCGGGGCCCACGCCGCGATCGAGGGGTTCCTGCCGCTCCACGTCGACGGCACCACCTGCAACGGGACCGGCCCGAGCCCGA CCCCCCTTTCTCTCTCGCTGCCGCCCGAGGTCGGCGTGGGCAGCGGGGGCGTCGAGGGCCGCCGGCCGCACCTGCCATGCTCGGGGcctgaggaggcggaggcggaggcgttCCCCTTCCTCCAGATGGCGTTCGCCCAGGAGGAGAAGGGGCCGGGGCCGGGGCGACGCGCGGCGAAGATCCCGTGGTGGATCAGGAAGACGGCGTCGATCTGTCCCATCTACGGTGGCTCGCGCGTGTTGCTCGCGTGGTTCGCGGGGGAGGAGGCGCTGCAGCTGGAGGCGCTGGACGACGAGGACGTCATCCGCGGGGCCCACGCCGCGATCGAGGGGTTCCTGCCGCTCCACGTCGACGGCACCACCTGCAACGGGACCGGCCCGAGCCCGAGCCCGAGCCGATGGAGGATCGCGAGGGTGAGGCGGAGCCGGTGGGGGACGGACCCGCTCTTCCTGGGTTCGTACAGCTACGTGGCCGTGGGATCGAGCGGGGACGACCTGGATCTGATGGCGGAGCCTCTGCCACGTGGAGCGGAGGGAATGGGGGCGGCGCCCCTACAAATACTGTTCGGTGGGGAGGCGACACACCGGACGCATTACTCGACGACACACGGGGCGTATTTTAGCGGCATCCGGGAGGCCAACAGGTTGCTACAGCACTACCGCTgcgtcagcagcagcagcagcaacagcagcagctccTTCTAG